Proteins from one Geomonas agri genomic window:
- a CDS encoding sigma-54-dependent transcriptional regulator: protein MRRAKIMVVDDEHLIRWSLEQNLKKQGYEVCTAGTGEDALRIARDEQPELVLLDYHLPGINGLEVLQRLKEIDEEILVIMVTAQGGLETAVNTMRHGAYDYINKPFNLDEMALVVRKALETSELRREVVQLRSEHKKQGPPKILGSSKHMKNVLEMMAKVAKSDATTVLVQGESGTGKELVAKYIHYESARADKPFVAINCAAVPSTLLESELFGHEKGAFTDAKTSKKGLFELADGGTVFLDEIGDMEIGMQAKLLRFLEDRTLRRIGSAKVTPVDVRIISATNKDLLKAIEEKTFRNDLYYRLQVIPIFLPALRERKEDILVLANHFIELFSKEFGKPTKGISSMAEKLLVEYNWPGNIRELKNVIERAIILGNDENLLLENLPLEIVAKASQVTVPLTTFKLPPEGIDIEEVERELIKQSLEITDWNQSKAAKKLNLGIDAFRYRMKKFGFLK from the coding sequence ATGCGCAGAGCGAAAATAATGGTCGTCGACGACGAGCACCTGATCCGCTGGTCACTGGAGCAGAACCTCAAGAAGCAAGGCTACGAGGTCTGCACCGCAGGGACTGGCGAGGACGCGCTCAGGATCGCCCGGGACGAGCAGCCGGAGTTGGTGCTGCTGGACTACCATCTCCCCGGCATAAACGGCCTGGAGGTGCTGCAGCGGCTGAAGGAGATCGACGAAGAGATCCTGGTGATCATGGTGACCGCCCAGGGAGGCCTGGAGACCGCAGTGAACACCATGCGCCACGGGGCCTACGACTACATCAACAAGCCCTTCAACCTGGACGAGATGGCGTTGGTGGTCAGGAAGGCCCTGGAGACCTCCGAGCTACGCCGCGAGGTGGTGCAGCTTCGCAGCGAGCATAAGAAGCAGGGGCCGCCCAAGATCTTGGGCAGTTCCAAGCACATGAAAAACGTGCTGGAGATGATGGCCAAGGTGGCCAAGAGTGATGCCACTACCGTACTGGTGCAGGGAGAGTCGGGTACCGGCAAGGAGCTGGTGGCAAAATACATCCACTACGAATCGGCCCGCGCCGACAAGCCTTTCGTCGCCATAAACTGCGCCGCCGTCCCCTCGACCCTCCTGGAGAGCGAACTCTTCGGTCACGAGAAGGGCGCCTTCACCGATGCCAAGACCTCCAAGAAGGGACTCTTCGAACTGGCCGACGGAGGCACCGTGTTCCTGGACGAGATCGGGGATATGGAGATCGGCATGCAGGCCAAGCTGCTGCGTTTCCTCGAGGACCGCACCCTCCGTCGCATCGGCAGCGCGAAGGTGACCCCCGTCGACGTGAGGATCATCTCCGCGACCAACAAGGACCTGTTAAAGGCAATCGAGGAGAAGACCTTCAGGAACGACCTGTACTACCGGCTCCAGGTGATCCCTATCTTCCTACCCGCCCTGCGTGAGCGTAAAGAGGACATCCTGGTGCTGGCCAACCACTTCATCGAACTCTTTTCCAAGGAGTTCGGCAAGCCGACCAAAGGGATCTCCAGCATGGCTGAGAAGCTTCTGGTCGAGTACAACTGGCCCGGCAACATCCGCGAGCTGAAGAACGTCATCGAACGCGCCATCATCCTGGGCAACGACGAGAACCTGCTCCTGGAGAACCTGCCGCTGGAGATCGTCGCCAAGGCCTCGCAGGTTACCGTACCGCTCACCACCTTCAAGCTCCCTCCCGAGGGGATCGATATTGAGGAGGTGGAGCGCGAGCTGATCAAGCAGTCCCTGGAAATTACCGACTGGAACCAGTCCAAGGCGGCCAAGAAGCTGAACCTCGGCATCGATGCGTTCCGCTACCGTATGAAGAAATTCGGCTTCCTCAAGTAG
- a CDS encoding two-component system sensor histidine kinase NtrB yields the protein MLSICLLVFGIGTFAFLTLRREQMQLVNSARESSELLLDTIERSLYNSMRHGNTEDVKVILEMVGQSENLVGVRIFHPHGVILKSSQASEIGRIVDQHDFKLFLDNKREGVFTLEGQGEVLGMVKPIYNNRQCNLCHGAKSRIIGLLNVDYSLVETRRRIVELTKLFVMSTVAIIGFLSLAISLVMLKFVKKPLHQLAKNMARVEAGDLSVRMTPEGKDEIGRLIVSFDSMVDRLDRAKKELETYHFQQMERADRLASVGEMAAGIAHEIKNPLTGIAAAITVLKDDFAPEDGRTLIIGEVLEQISRLDKTVNDLLFFGKPTVAEPTCTDINSALKKILIFASQHRGGKNIEKKLELAEDLPPVYVDPKQIQQVFLNLFLNAVQAMQSGGVLTVSSSLANVDGMDMVRVQVNDTGPGIPPQILEKIFTPFFTTKAQGTGLGLAISHRLIEQHGGRLSCVSQDGVGTTFSVELPAYCPTQEEMEKEQLSSSIIG from the coding sequence GTGCTTTCCATCTGCCTGCTCGTGTTCGGCATCGGGACCTTCGCCTTCCTGACGCTGCGGCGCGAGCAGATGCAGCTTGTCAACTCCGCCCGTGAATCCAGCGAGCTTCTGCTCGACACCATCGAACGCTCCCTGTACAACTCCATGCGCCACGGCAACACCGAGGACGTGAAAGTGATCCTAGAGATGGTGGGGCAAAGCGAGAACCTGGTGGGCGTGCGCATCTTCCATCCCCACGGCGTCATCCTGAAGTCCTCCCAGGCCTCCGAGATTGGGCGCATCGTTGACCAGCACGACTTCAAACTTTTCCTGGATAACAAGCGCGAGGGGGTGTTCACCCTGGAGGGGCAAGGCGAAGTGCTCGGCATGGTGAAGCCCATTTACAACAACCGCCAGTGCAACCTGTGCCACGGTGCCAAGAGCCGCATCATCGGCCTGTTGAACGTGGACTACTCGTTGGTGGAGACCAGGCGGCGCATCGTCGAGCTGACTAAGCTCTTCGTCATGTCCACCGTCGCCATCATCGGGTTCCTGTCGCTGGCCATCTCGCTGGTGATGCTGAAGTTCGTCAAGAAACCGCTGCACCAGCTGGCCAAGAACATGGCCCGCGTCGAGGCGGGCGACCTCTCCGTGCGCATGACCCCGGAAGGCAAGGACGAGATCGGGCGTCTGATTGTCTCCTTCGACTCCATGGTGGACCGGTTGGACCGGGCCAAGAAGGAGCTGGAGACCTACCACTTCCAGCAGATGGAGCGCGCCGATCGGCTGGCCTCGGTCGGGGAGATGGCGGCAGGCATTGCTCACGAGATCAAGAACCCGCTCACCGGGATCGCCGCCGCCATAACGGTATTGAAGGATGACTTCGCCCCCGAGGATGGCCGCACCCTGATCATCGGCGAGGTGCTGGAGCAGATTTCCCGGCTGGACAAGACGGTCAACGACCTGCTCTTCTTCGGCAAGCCGACCGTTGCGGAGCCGACCTGCACCGACATCAACAGTGCCCTGAAGAAGATCCTGATCTTCGCGTCGCAGCATCGCGGCGGCAAGAATATCGAGAAGAAGCTGGAGCTCGCCGAGGATCTGCCCCCGGTCTACGTCGATCCCAAGCAGATCCAGCAGGTGTTCCTGAACCTATTCCTGAACGCGGTGCAGGCGATGCAGTCGGGCGGGGTCCTCACCGTGTCCAGCTCGCTGGCCAACGTGGATGGCATGGACATGGTGCGGGTGCAGGTGAACGACACCGGACCGGGCATCCCGCCGCAGATCCTGGAAAAGATCTTCACCCCGTTCTTCACCACCAAGGCCCAGGGTACCGGCCTTGGCCTGGCCATCAGCCATCGTCTCATCGAGCAGCACGGCGGACGTCTTTCCTGCGTCAGCCAGGATGGCGTCGGCACCACCTTCTCGGTTGAACTACCGGCCTACTGCCCGACCCAGGAAGAGATGGAGAAGGAACAGTTGAGTAGCAGCATCATCGGTTAA